Proteins encoded together in one Pontiella desulfatans window:
- the waaF gene encoding lipopolysaccharide heptosyltransferase II has translation MFQITPGGMTQERILIIGLNWIGDAIMSMPAIQACRAENPQAHITVLVKPYLKPLWEMHPVPDDILCLEKKTAANIAKLRALDFDKACILPNSFRSAFLPTMAGIRHRIGLKGELRSLMLTQVVPLAGGHQSNEYFPILAPASVELVREQPELNVPDAAFPGLENYAVLMPGAARGASKMWPLSHFEELAKRILAETDLALVFAGGAADASACEELSERLGRRSTSVAGKTNLKEWTGLLKNSRVAIANDSGGMHLAAAVGTPVVGIYGITDPDKTGPLARRFRVVQNSTVKAREISRNSELATQALASISPEQVFRAVQELLA, from the coding sequence TTGTTTCAAATCACCCCGGGCGGCATGACGCAGGAACGCATACTCATTATCGGCCTCAACTGGATCGGCGATGCCATCATGAGCATGCCCGCCATCCAGGCTTGCCGCGCCGAAAACCCGCAGGCGCACATTACGGTGCTGGTGAAGCCCTATCTCAAGCCGCTCTGGGAAATGCACCCGGTTCCCGACGATATACTCTGCCTGGAAAAGAAAACGGCAGCCAACATTGCGAAGCTGCGGGCGCTGGACTTCGACAAGGCCTGCATTCTGCCCAACTCCTTCCGTTCCGCCTTTCTGCCCACCATGGCCGGCATACGCCACCGCATTGGCCTCAAAGGCGAGTTGCGCAGCCTGATGCTGACCCAGGTGGTGCCCTTGGCCGGGGGGCATCAGTCGAATGAATATTTCCCGATCCTCGCTCCGGCGTCGGTCGAGCTGGTGCGGGAGCAGCCCGAACTCAATGTGCCTGATGCCGCATTCCCCGGGTTGGAAAACTATGCCGTCCTGATGCCCGGCGCCGCAAGGGGCGCTTCCAAGATGTGGCCCCTGTCCCATTTCGAGGAACTGGCAAAACGGATTCTTGCTGAAACGGACCTTGCCCTTGTTTTCGCCGGAGGAGCGGCGGATGCCTCCGCCTGTGAAGAGCTGTCGGAAAGATTGGGCCGCCGCTCAACAAGTGTTGCCGGGAAAACCAACCTGAAAGAGTGGACGGGATTGCTGAAAAACAGTCGGGTTGCCATTGCGAACGACAGTGGGGGCATGCACCTCGCCGCCGCGGTCGGAACTCCGGTTGTCGGCATCTATGGCATCACCGATCCCGACAAAACGGGCCCCTTGGCAAGACGGTTCCGGGTGGTTCAGAACAGTACGGTCAAGGCGCGCGAGATCTCGCGAAACTCGGAATTGGCGACCCAAGCCTTGGCTTCGATTTCCCCGGAGCAGGTCTTCCGCGCGGTTCAGGAGCTGTTGGCATAA
- the lpxK gene encoding tetraacyldisaccharide 4'-kinase: MSNKRKIENLETYMLSVLDGTEKGKWPTTLRILLKGLSLLFSVIVQVRLMLYKHRIIRPNTLGCQVISVGNLTVGGTGKTPVVEVFARNLQQQGRKVAILSRGYKSKEMSFREKMIQRITTGKIETPPRVVSDGKRLLLDSWTAGDEPYMLASNLPNVAVVVDKDRVKAGKYAIKELGCDTLILDDGFQYLKLGHRLDIALVDRTNPFGGGHLLPRGLLREPMRNIKRAGFIFITKCGEEGEPELKEQLRRMNPVAEISECRHAAKYLKDVFGEQTYPLDKLKGMKIAAVSAIAVPESFERALEAFGAEIVYKRRFADHHRFSQQEIINTINRSIQRGADAILTTEKDAVRFPFVDRRDIPVIYMRVEIEMLSGEEEFMDWISRICFKSPRAA; the protein is encoded by the coding sequence ATGTCGAATAAACGCAAAATCGAGAACCTGGAAACCTATATGCTGTCCGTGTTGGATGGCACGGAAAAGGGCAAGTGGCCAACCACGCTACGGATCCTTCTAAAGGGATTATCGCTCCTGTTCTCCGTGATCGTCCAAGTGCGCCTGATGCTCTACAAGCACCGCATCATCCGCCCGAATACGCTGGGTTGCCAGGTGATCAGCGTGGGCAACCTGACGGTTGGCGGAACCGGCAAGACCCCGGTGGTGGAGGTGTTCGCCCGCAACCTTCAGCAGCAGGGGCGCAAGGTGGCCATTCTTAGCCGGGGATACAAGAGCAAGGAAATGTCGTTCCGCGAAAAGATGATCCAGCGCATCACCACCGGAAAGATCGAAACCCCGCCGCGCGTGGTTTCCGATGGCAAGCGGTTGCTGCTCGATTCCTGGACGGCGGGCGACGAACCCTACATGCTCGCCTCCAACCTGCCCAACGTGGCGGTCGTGGTCGACAAGGACCGCGTCAAGGCCGGGAAATACGCCATCAAGGAGCTCGGTTGCGACACGCTGATTCTCGACGATGGTTTCCAGTATCTCAAACTCGGGCATCGTCTCGATATCGCCCTTGTGGACCGCACCAATCCCTTTGGCGGCGGGCATCTCTTGCCACGGGGGTTGCTGCGCGAACCGATGCGCAACATCAAGCGCGCCGGCTTCATCTTCATTACCAAGTGCGGGGAAGAGGGCGAGCCGGAACTAAAGGAACAGCTGCGCCGCATGAACCCGGTGGCCGAAATCTCCGAATGCCGCCATGCGGCCAAGTATTTGAAGGATGTCTTCGGCGAGCAAACCTACCCGCTGGATAAGCTCAAGGGCATGAAGATTGCCGCCGTCTCCGCCATCGCCGTTCCGGAAAGCTTTGAGCGCGCGCTCGAGGCATTCGGCGCGGAAATCGTTTATAAGCGCCGGTTTGCCGACCACCATCGCTTTTCGCAGCAGGAAATCATCAACACCATCAATAGAAGCATCCAACGTGGTGCCGACGCCATCCTGACCACGGAAAAGGATGCCGTCCGATTTCCCTTTGTGGATCGCCGAGACATTCCGGTCATCTATATGCGCGTCGAAATCGAGATGCTGAGTGGCGAAGAGGAGTTCATGGACTGGATTTCACGCATTTGTTTCAAATCACCCCGGGCGGCATGA
- the metK gene encoding methionine adenosyltransferase, which produces MSKIRVDHVFTSESVSEGHPDKVCDQISDAILDACLAEDSKSRVACETLTTTNLVVNAGEITCAGWDNIDPEAIARDVCRDIGYDREELEFCSETFEYINRLHGQSPDISQGVTEGEGLFAEQGAGDQGMMFGYASNATEELMPAPLAFSHRLLDELQKIRKAGTIPYLRPDSKSQVSIKHVDGKPVSIETIVISHQTDDVSLEQIREDLIKVCKDVLAPTGLLKDDTEYFINPTGKFVIGGPHGDAGLTGRKIIVDTYGGVGSHGGGAFSGKDPSKVDRSAAYYSRYAAKNIVAAGLADKCEIQVAYAIGVPKPLSINVDTYGSGTVDDHLIEEVLKSGEIFDFRPSALIADLGLMTPSGWSYRDSAAYGHFGRPQFPWEKTDKIEALRKALNL; this is translated from the coding sequence ATGAGCAAAATCCGAGTAGACCACGTTTTTACATCCGAATCCGTTTCCGAAGGGCATCCCGATAAGGTATGCGACCAGATTTCCGACGCCATTCTTGACGCTTGCCTTGCGGAGGATTCCAAGAGCCGTGTGGCGTGCGAAACGCTGACCACCACCAACCTCGTGGTCAACGCCGGCGAAATCACCTGTGCCGGTTGGGATAACATTGATCCCGAAGCAATTGCGCGCGATGTTTGCCGCGATATCGGCTACGACCGCGAAGAGCTGGAGTTCTGTTCCGAGACCTTCGAATACATCAACCGCCTGCACGGGCAGTCGCCCGATATCTCCCAGGGTGTGACCGAAGGCGAGGGCCTTTTTGCCGAGCAGGGCGCCGGCGACCAGGGCATGATGTTCGGCTATGCGTCCAACGCCACCGAAGAGCTGATGCCGGCGCCGTTGGCCTTTAGCCATCGCCTCCTCGACGAGCTCCAGAAGATCCGCAAGGCAGGAACCATCCCGTATCTTCGCCCCGACTCCAAGTCGCAGGTTTCCATTAAGCACGTCGATGGCAAACCGGTTTCGATTGAAACCATTGTAATCTCGCATCAGACCGACGATGTGTCGCTGGAGCAGATTCGCGAAGACCTGATCAAGGTGTGCAAGGATGTGCTCGCCCCGACCGGGCTGCTGAAGGACGATACCGAATATTTCATCAATCCGACCGGCAAGTTCGTGATTGGCGGCCCCCACGGGGACGCCGGGCTGACCGGGCGCAAGATCATCGTCGATACCTACGGCGGCGTTGGCAGCCATGGCGGCGGGGCTTTCTCGGGCAAGGATCCGTCCAAGGTGGACCGTTCGGCAGCCTACTATTCCCGCTATGCGGCGAAAAACATCGTTGCCGCCGGCCTGGCCGATAAATGTGAAATCCAGGTGGCCTATGCCATCGGTGTTCCGAAGCCGTTGAGCATCAACGTCGATACCTACGGCAGCGGCACAGTGGACGATCATTTGATCGAGGAAGTGCTCAAATCCGGCGAAATCTTCGATTTCCGCCCGAGCGCGTTGATTGCCGATCTTGGCCTGATGACCCCGAGCGGATGGAGCTATCGCGACTCCGCGGCCTATGGCCACTTCGGCCGTCCGCAATTCCCATGGGAAAAGACCGACAAGATCGAGGCCCTCCGCAAGGCCCTAAACCTTTAA
- a CDS encoding HAD family hydrolase, with translation MKEFTKDDLINFLPRFETFVGIDSDGCVFDTMEAKQKDHFHPAIIRHWGLEAIEPQVRAAAEFTYLYSTYRGLNRFLGLCKTFELLNDWPEARDHAKLPDPTDLHVYCDSGLPLSNATLKAEAERTGSQLLAEAHAWSVELNADIDQNMPDPPPFHGVEKALARIQKTSDAIVISQTQAVALLKDWYRDDLAKYVSVIAGPELGSKIDHFTMSAVDRYPANAILMMGDAPGDMATAQAIGCNFFPINPGKEIESWQRFMDEGYDAFLAGGFSEEYQKTLIREFKALLPGTPPWKRNS, from the coding sequence ATGAAAGAATTCACAAAAGACGACCTGATCAATTTCCTGCCCCGCTTCGAAACCTTTGTCGGCATCGACTCCGATGGCTGCGTGTTCGACACGATGGAAGCCAAGCAAAAGGACCATTTCCACCCGGCGATCATACGGCACTGGGGGCTGGAGGCGATTGAACCGCAGGTGCGTGCGGCGGCGGAATTCACCTATCTCTATTCCACCTACCGGGGCCTCAACCGCTTCCTCGGCCTCTGCAAAACCTTCGAGCTACTCAATGACTGGCCGGAAGCGCGTGACCATGCGAAGCTGCCCGACCCAACCGACCTGCATGTATATTGCGACTCCGGCTTGCCCCTCAGCAACGCCACCCTTAAAGCCGAAGCCGAGCGCACGGGCAGTCAATTACTGGCGGAAGCGCACGCCTGGAGCGTCGAGCTCAACGCAGACATCGACCAAAACATGCCCGATCCACCTCCATTCCACGGGGTTGAAAAGGCACTGGCACGCATCCAGAAAACCTCAGATGCCATTGTCATCTCCCAAACCCAGGCGGTGGCCTTGCTGAAAGATTGGTATCGGGATGATTTGGCGAAATATGTTTCCGTGATAGCCGGCCCGGAATTGGGCAGCAAGATCGACCATTTCACCATGTCCGCGGTTGATCGCTACCCGGCCAACGCGATTCTCATGATGGGCGATGCCCCCGGCGACATGGCCACGGCCCAAGCCATTGGCTGCAATTTTTTCCCGATCAACCCCGGCAAGGAAATAGAAAGCTGGCAGCGCTTCATGGATGAAGGCTACGATGCATTTCTCGCCGGGGGGTTCTCGGAGGAATACCAAAAAACATTGATTCGTGAATTCAAGGCCTTGCTGCCGGGGACACCGCCGTGGAAACGGAATTCCTAA
- the larB gene encoding nickel pincer cofactor biosynthesis protein LarB — translation MEIDKLVKLLTQFKQGEVDLPETLSTLKQLPFEDMGFAKVDHHRALRTGYPEVVFCQGKTHEQVEKIFQALEKHNDNILMTRAEPALFERLAKVDGRLVYNELGRTISLENEGRQKSGSVLVISAGTADIPVAEEAAVTASISGANVERLYDCGVAGIHRLLAQTDKIQQARCIVAVAGMEGALPSVVGGLAPCPVIAVPTSVGYGSHLNGLAPLFTMLNSCAPNITVVNIDNGFGGGFSAAMINNGVKCDP, via the coding sequence ATGGAAATTGACAAGCTAGTTAAGCTGCTGACCCAGTTTAAACAGGGAGAGGTCGATCTGCCTGAAACATTGTCCACCCTCAAGCAACTTCCTTTCGAGGACATGGGTTTTGCCAAGGTGGATCATCATCGAGCCTTGCGCACCGGATACCCGGAAGTCGTCTTCTGCCAGGGCAAGACCCACGAGCAGGTGGAAAAAATTTTCCAGGCACTCGAAAAGCATAACGACAATATTCTCATGACCCGTGCCGAACCGGCGCTCTTCGAACGGCTGGCCAAGGTGGACGGGCGGTTGGTCTACAACGAGCTGGGGCGCACCATCTCGCTCGAAAACGAAGGCCGGCAAAAGAGCGGCAGTGTTTTGGTGATTTCCGCGGGAACCGCCGATATCCCCGTTGCCGAAGAAGCCGCCGTTACCGCATCCATTTCCGGCGCAAACGTCGAACGCCTTTACGACTGCGGCGTTGCCGGCATCCACCGGTTGCTGGCGCAAACCGACAAAATCCAGCAGGCGCGGTGCATCGTGGCCGTGGCCGGCATGGAAGGCGCCCTGCCCTCGGTCGTCGGTGGTCTCGCCCCCTGCCCGGTGATCGCCGTCCCGACCTCGGTCGGATATGGTTCGCACCTGAACGGCCTCGCCCCGTTGTTCACCATGCTCAACTCCTGCGCACCGAACATAACCGTCGTCAACATCGACAATGGCTTTGGAGGGGGCTTCTCGGCCGCCATGATCAACAATGGAGTGAAATGTGATCCGTGA
- the efpL gene encoding elongation factor P-like protein EfpL translates to MVKACDLKKQHVIDIDGAPHCIENITQQSPTARGGGTLYKVRFRNVSTKAKVDKTYRSDDALQETSVDTKEVSYDYKNGDRYSFMDLESYEPFELTEEDIEDILPFLTEGMEGITALISEGRILTLRVPDTIDLEIVECPPAMKGASATSRTKPATLSTGLIVQVPEYIAPGETIRVDTRERKFLSRA, encoded by the coding sequence ATGGTTAAGGCATGCGATCTGAAGAAACAGCACGTCATCGATATCGACGGCGCCCCACACTGCATTGAAAACATTACGCAACAGTCCCCGACCGCGCGGGGTGGCGGAACGCTCTATAAAGTCCGGTTCCGCAATGTGTCGACCAAAGCGAAGGTCGACAAAACCTACCGTAGCGACGATGCCTTGCAGGAAACCTCCGTCGACACCAAAGAGGTTTCGTACGATTATAAAAACGGAGACCGCTACTCCTTCATGGATCTGGAATCCTACGAACCCTTTGAGCTAACCGAAGAGGACATCGAAGACATTCTCCCCTTCCTGACCGAAGGCATGGAAGGCATTACCGCCCTGATCTCGGAAGGACGAATCCTGACCCTGCGCGTACCCGACACCATCGACCTTGAAATTGTCGAATGCCCACCGGCCATGAAAGGGGCATCGGCCACTTCTCGCACGAAACCGGCCACGCTCAGCACAGGCCTGATTGTCCAGGTTCCCGAATATATTGCTCCCGGCGAAACCATCCGCGTCGATACGCGTGAACGCAAGTTTCTCTCCCGGGCCTAA
- a CDS encoding tRNA dihydrouridine synthase, whose product MNTPTPVLVLAPMRGITTMHYRQAFVRHFRGLDIEMAPFIPTVSAERINPKLLKDVLPENNSGLPLIPQVIGNKADDFVQMSMALHDLGYDEVNWNMGCPHKPIRKKRRGSGLLPYPDTVDAILDQVCARSPLRISVKVRLGVSDKSELLKLIPVLNNYPLSEVIVHPRTAEQMYDGTVDLDAFEEAYAALELPVCYNGDINTPGFHQALKDRFPQINRFMLGRGLLANPFLCEQIKGGTSHLCKYDNPIGRIQDFHNDLVSQYEGVLHGDHPVLGKMKEFWTYQAMHLSNGRNMFKKLKKTQHLATYKNIVAEFLAEADWNA is encoded by the coding sequence ATGAATACCCCAACCCCAGTTTTGGTTTTGGCGCCAATGCGCGGCATTACCACGATGCATTACCGCCAGGCCTTCGTCCGCCATTTCCGGGGTTTGGACATCGAGATGGCGCCATTCATCCCCACCGTCAGTGCGGAGCGGATCAATCCGAAGCTCCTGAAGGACGTGCTGCCGGAAAACAATTCCGGCCTGCCGCTCATTCCCCAGGTCATCGGCAACAAGGCCGACGACTTTGTGCAGATGAGCATGGCCCTTCACGACCTCGGGTACGACGAGGTCAACTGGAACATGGGTTGCCCGCATAAACCCATCCGCAAAAAAAGGCGCGGATCGGGGCTACTGCCCTATCCGGACACGGTCGATGCCATCCTCGACCAGGTTTGTGCCCGGAGCCCGCTCAGGATTTCAGTCAAGGTGCGGCTTGGCGTTTCCGACAAATCGGAGCTGCTCAAGCTGATTCCCGTGCTGAACAACTATCCGCTTAGTGAAGTGATTGTGCATCCGCGCACGGCGGAACAAATGTATGACGGCACCGTTGACCTCGATGCGTTCGAGGAAGCCTACGCGGCCCTCGAACTCCCCGTCTGCTACAACGGCGACATCAACACCCCTGGTTTCCACCAAGCCCTAAAGGATCGTTTCCCGCAAATTAACCGCTTCATGCTGGGGCGCGGCCTGCTCGCCAACCCCTTTCTATGCGAACAAATCAAGGGGGGAACATCACACTTATGCAAGTATGATAATCCCATCGGGCGCATTCAGGACTTCCACAACGACCTGGTGTCGCAGTACGAAGGCGTCTTGCATGGAGACCACCCCGTTCTTGGAAAAATGAAGGAATTCTGGACATACCAGGCAATGCACCTTTCCAATGGGCGGAACATGTTCAAGAAGCTCAAGAAGACCCAGCACCTCGCCACCTACAAGAATATCGTTGCCGAATTCCTGGCCGAGGCGGATTGGAACGCCTGA
- a CDS encoding patatin-like phospholipase family protein → MKKIGLALGGGGAKGFAHIPILEVFDELGIKPACITGTSIGAIMGALYASGHTGKDIADMIDHLIVKPQKSSLKDFFRNKDLFKFLQLMDPQLSLKPKGLIKGDKLLAFLYEQMQVDSFEELKIPLSVVATDFWRKEQVVFNQGDLLPAVRASMAIPYVFTPIIMDDRILVDGGLVNNVPHDLLNPQCDIQVAVDITGNNSKPKTKIPSPLDAMFNTYDVMMDAMAREKLKNHPVDIYLQPPIMDIEMLDFHKAETIYQQGLAAKDDFKRKLEHQLESKAPELDWLRRK, encoded by the coding sequence ATGAAAAAAATCGGATTAGCGCTAGGCGGCGGCGGGGCCAAGGGATTTGCACACATCCCGATTCTGGAAGTGTTCGACGAACTCGGCATCAAGCCCGCTTGCATCACTGGCACCAGCATCGGCGCTATCATGGGCGCGCTCTATGCCTCCGGGCACACGGGGAAGGACATCGCGGACATGATCGATCATCTGATCGTGAAACCCCAGAAATCGTCGCTGAAGGATTTTTTCCGTAACAAGGATCTCTTCAAGTTTCTTCAGCTGATGGATCCGCAGCTAAGCCTAAAACCCAAAGGCCTGATCAAGGGGGACAAACTACTGGCCTTCCTGTACGAGCAAATGCAGGTTGACTCCTTCGAGGAGCTGAAGATTCCACTCAGCGTGGTGGCCACCGATTTCTGGCGCAAGGAACAGGTGGTCTTCAACCAAGGCGATCTACTACCTGCGGTTCGGGCCAGCATGGCCATTCCCTATGTCTTCACCCCCATCATCATGGATGACCGAATCCTGGTTGACGGCGGGCTGGTCAACAATGTGCCGCACGACCTTCTCAACCCCCAGTGCGACATTCAAGTTGCGGTCGACATCACGGGAAACAACTCAAAACCAAAAACCAAGATCCCGTCCCCGCTGGATGCCATGTTCAACACCTATGATGTGATGATGGATGCCATGGCTCGGGAAAAACTCAAGAACCATCCCGTCGACATCTATCTGCAACCCCCAATCATGGATATTGAAATGCTCGACTTCCATAAAGCCGAAACCATCTATCAACAAGGACTCGCCGCCAAGGACGACTTCAAGCGCAAACTCGAACACCAGCTCGAAAGCAAAGCACCAGAGCTCGATTGGCTCCGGAGAAAATAA
- a CDS encoding NYN domain-containing protein, whose amino-acid sequence MQPDWILIDGYNLLHTMDELASLLRTDTQLARHRLVRMVEGTAHRMAPKTTIVFDGREAGQDDALTSNHLEIYFSPGRHTADTIIERLVARFPNPGKILVVTSDRAEANVVLSDGAQVMSSQEFMAQCEADSRKTVQKQPRPGQEPKLGDLFPDGL is encoded by the coding sequence ATGCAACCGGACTGGATCCTGATCGACGGCTACAACCTGCTCCACACCATGGACGAACTGGCCAGCCTGCTCCGCACCGACACACAACTTGCCCGGCACCGCTTGGTTAGAATGGTCGAAGGCACTGCGCACCGCATGGCACCGAAAACCACCATCGTGTTCGATGGCCGAGAAGCCGGGCAGGACGATGCCCTCACGTCCAACCATCTGGAAATCTATTTCTCACCAGGCAGGCATACCGCCGATACCATCATTGAACGGCTCGTTGCCCGCTTTCCAAACCCAGGCAAAATCCTGGTGGTCACGTCCGACCGAGCTGAAGCAAACGTGGTTCTAAGCGACGGTGCCCAGGTGATGTCATCGCAGGAATTCATGGCCCAGTGCGAAGCCGACTCGCGCAAGACCGTGCAGAAGCAACCCCGCCCCGGCCAGGAACCCAAACTCGGCGACCTATTCCCCGACGGGCTTTAA
- a CDS encoding 1-phosphofructokinase family hexose kinase, with amino-acid sequence MKTSTKPIICCGFTPCVQRILEFPKIEKGVVNRAVKVTVGIGGKGANTARMVKQQGGHPVLVGFVGGANGRLLEEMLDREDVGYRHVVVDGETRVCQTLVEEGNPETTELVEEMPPLSLDNWRHMMKLFESLDLHGAIVPIAGKLPAGAPADAYAQICKLAHDQGGRVILDAPGEPLLLALEHEPAIVKINDVELLATVGGNDLMVACRELMKFGARSVLITRGGKTAFFVDEQQALEIVPPKIRAINPVGSGDAVTAGLAVALNEGVSMVDALVVGMACGAANALNLLSGYLKPDDVEQLLGDVRIESI; translated from the coding sequence ATGAAGACATCTACGAAACCCATTATCTGTTGCGGCTTTACGCCTTGTGTCCAGCGAATCCTTGAGTTCCCGAAAATCGAAAAAGGCGTGGTGAATCGAGCCGTGAAGGTTACGGTTGGCATTGGTGGAAAGGGCGCAAACACGGCGCGGATGGTCAAACAGCAGGGTGGCCACCCGGTTTTGGTTGGGTTTGTGGGGGGGGCTAACGGGCGGCTGCTGGAGGAAATGCTGGATCGGGAGGATGTCGGTTACCGGCATGTGGTGGTGGATGGAGAGACGCGGGTCTGCCAGACGTTGGTGGAGGAGGGGAATCCGGAAACGACGGAGCTAGTGGAGGAGATGCCTCCGCTCAGCCTGGATAATTGGCGGCACATGATGAAGCTGTTTGAGTCGTTGGATCTTCACGGGGCAATCGTTCCCATTGCGGGAAAGCTCCCGGCCGGTGCGCCGGCGGATGCGTATGCCCAAATCTGCAAGCTGGCCCATGACCAGGGTGGACGTGTGATTCTGGATGCGCCGGGGGAACCGCTGCTGCTGGCGCTTGAGCATGAACCGGCCATCGTGAAAATCAATGATGTGGAGCTGCTGGCAACGGTTGGTGGAAATGACCTGATGGTTGCATGTCGGGAACTCATGAAGTTCGGAGCCCGGTCGGTGCTCATTACCCGCGGTGGCAAGACGGCCTTTTTCGTGGACGAACAGCAGGCCTTGGAAATTGTTCCGCCGAAGATTCGGGCCATCAACCCGGTGGGTAGCGGCGATGCGGTGACGGCGGGGTTGGCGGTTGCGCTGAATGAGGGCGTGTCGATGGTTGATGCGCTGGTGGTTGGAATGGCCTGCGGTGCGGCAAATGCACTGAATTTGCTATCGGGGTATTTAAAGCCGGACGATGTTGAACAGCTGCTCGGCGATGTCCGGATCGAATCCATTTAG
- a CDS encoding AAA family ATPase encodes MAKHTALVSVNADAWMASDPDPVDAVVSNLFDAGDKVCIIGPSKSFKTFFTLQLTMSIAAGREFLTWDIPKPRRVLMVQLEVKGTHFHGRVRKVWSAMDISTLHSRLEVVNGRGMDVVVSKIAAKSKEMDAEVVVIDPIYKLLKGDENSARDWKPLLAGFDQLAETGVAVVYVHHDAKGAAGDRQAQDRGAGSGILARDYDCALTITPHATGGALKVIEAIKRNYPSEPAFTAVWEDGIFELSDKAPLAMTSRSSNKNPTTDQPLEDFLEHVSDCLGEAESGVLNKGSLTEAVRVSAGLTKPRSKQLIELAVEQDVIVTNHGLGLSRKQMLYAIDQVHLDTEIERLNAKTAGKQ; translated from the coding sequence GTGGCAAAGCATACCGCGCTTGTTTCTGTCAACGCCGATGCCTGGATGGCCAGTGATCCCGATCCGGTGGATGCCGTTGTTTCCAACTTATTCGATGCCGGAGATAAGGTCTGCATCATTGGACCTTCAAAATCGTTCAAGACATTCTTCACTCTGCAGTTGACCATGTCTATAGCTGCTGGGCGGGAGTTTCTTACATGGGATATCCCTAAGCCCAGGCGCGTACTGATGGTTCAACTGGAGGTCAAAGGAACGCATTTTCATGGGCGGGTGCGCAAAGTGTGGTCTGCAATGGATATCTCCACATTACACTCGCGCTTAGAGGTCGTGAACGGACGCGGTATGGACGTGGTGGTTTCAAAAATTGCTGCGAAGTCAAAAGAGATGGATGCTGAGGTTGTAGTCATCGACCCCATCTACAAACTTTTGAAAGGCGACGAAAACTCCGCACGAGATTGGAAGCCGCTTCTGGCTGGGTTTGACCAGTTGGCGGAAACCGGGGTTGCCGTTGTCTATGTCCATCACGATGCAAAGGGGGCCGCAGGTGATCGCCAGGCGCAAGATCGGGGAGCTGGCAGTGGTATTCTCGCCCGCGACTACGATTGTGCTCTGACCATCACTCCGCACGCCACTGGGGGTGCCCTGAAGGTGATCGAGGCCATCAAGCGGAACTATCCATCGGAACCTGCATTCACAGCAGTATGGGAGGACGGAATTTTCGAACTCTCAGACAAGGCTCCGCTTGCGATGACCAGTAGGTCGTCCAACAAGAACCCGACAACCGATCAACCATTGGAGGACTTTCTGGAGCACGTGTCGGATTGCCTGGGGGAGGCTGAGTCTGGTGTGCTCAATAAAGGCAGTTTGACGGAAGCGGTCAGGGTCTCTGCCGGCTTAACTAAACCCCGTTCAAAACAGCTAATTGAGCTGGCAGTGGAGCAAGACGTGATCGTCACGAACCATGGGCTGGGGCTTAGCCGCAAGCAGATGCTTTACGCCATTGATCAGGTTCATCTTGATACGGAAATCGAACGGCTGAACGCCAAAACGGCGGGAAAACAATAA